GAAATACGAGTTCTATTATGTAAACGCTAATAGAAGTGTAATCTAATGATCATTATGATAAAAAACTGATAGGGAAATTGGAAAGGGGAAGATACCGGACCCTGGTTCACTGAAAGCAAAGGACATGACGGTTCTTGATGTTCCGATCGTAGTGTCGTATAGTATACTGTTCAACTTGGCTCGAGACGTTGGTGCGGACTGGGACATTGACTATTTGCTCGAAATAGGTCTCTCCATTGATCTTCCTGTTCTCGGGGATTTTACTATTCCGGTTACCAGCAAGGGCGAAATCAAACTCCCTACTTTTAAAGACTACTTCTGAGTCAACTTTACGctgttaaaaacaaaacaaaaacaaatatcgTTTGTACTAGTGATAAAATGTAATAACTAATAAGTGTGGTTTGcctataaaatcattaaatatcttttttaatGTATGTTTTTATTCATACAGTTAATAAATCAAagtttaaaactaataaatgaaaatttggaAGTTAATATGAATGATAAGGATGATCTTCTT
The window above is part of the Brassica napus cultivar Da-Ae chromosome C3, Da-Ae, whole genome shotgun sequence genome. Proteins encoded here:
- the LOC125584309 gene encoding probable desiccation-related protein LEA14, with the protein product MASLLDKAKDFVADKLAGVPKPEGSVTDVDLKDVNRDSVEYLAKVSVTNPYGHAIPICELNFTIHSAGREIGKGKIPDPGSLKAKDMTVLDVPIVVSYSILFNLARDVGADWDIDYLLEIGLSIDLPVLGDFTIPVTSKGEIKLPTFKDYF